The nucleotide sequence CCCCCTTCAACCAGCCGTCCGAACGCCTGTGGGACGTGCTCAACGTGCCCCCGCTGCTCGCCCGCCGGCTGACCCGCTGGTCGGGCTGGGGCGGTCCGCTGCTCGTCGCGCTGCTCGCGGGCGTGCTGCGGTTCTGGCACCTCGGCAGTCCGAAGGCGGTGATATTCGACGAGACGTACTACGCCAAGGACGCCTGGGCGCTCATCCACCAGGGCTACGAGGGCAACTGGCCCAAGGACATCGACAAGCAGATCCTCGCCGACCCGTCCGCAGTGCCGGTGCCGAGCGATCCGGGTTATGTCGTGCACCCGCCGGTCGGGAAGTGGGTCATCGGCCTCGGCGAGCAGCTGTTCGGCTTCGACCCCTTCGGCTGGCGTTTCATGGTCGCGGTGCTCGGCACGCTGTCGGTGCTGATCCTGTGCCGGATCGGCCGGCGGATGTTCCGCTCGACGTTCCTGGGCTGTCTCGCCGGGCTGCTGATGACGGTCGACGGTCTGGCCTTCGTGATGAGCAGGACCGCGCTCCTCGACAGCGTGCTGGTCTTCTTCGTGCTGGGCGGCTTCGGCTGTCTGATCGCGGACCGCGACTGGACCCGGCGGAAGCTCGCCGCCGCGCTGCCGGTGGACGACGAGGGCGTGCTGCGGCCCGACGTACGGGTCGCGGAAGGACTGAAGCTGGGCTGGCGGCCCTGGCGGCTGGCGGCCGGGCTGATGCTGGGCCTCGCGTTCGCGACGAAGTGGAACGGCCTGTTCGTCCTGGCCGCCTTCGCCCTGATGAGCGTGCTGTGGGACGTGGGCTCGCGCCGCACCGCGGGCGCCGTACGCCCGTACCGCGCGGTGTTCCGGCACGACGTGCTGCTGGCCTTC is from Streptomyces sp. NBC_00370 and encodes:
- a CDS encoding dolichyl-phosphate-mannose--protein mannosyltransferase; this translates as MTSTAPKSLQGHDADDTPPSWPQRLRRFGHVPRQVTGLRDRLDPPFNQPSERLWDVLNVPPLLARRLTRWSGWGGPLLVALLAGVLRFWHLGSPKAVIFDETYYAKDAWALIHQGYEGNWPKDIDKQILADPSAVPVPSDPGYVVHPPVGKWVIGLGEQLFGFDPFGWRFMVAVLGTLSVLILCRIGRRMFRSTFLGCLAGLLMTVDGLAFVMSRTALLDSVLVFFVLGGFGCLIADRDWTRRKLAAALPVDDEGVLRPDVRVAEGLKLGWRPWRLAAGLMLGLAFATKWNGLFVLAAFALMSVLWDVGSRRTAGAVRPYRAVFRHDVLLAFVSTVVLALATYLVSWSGWLFTDKGYFRDWAQRDGKGGSFTWLPDWLRSFWHYEHAVYEFNVNLTSGHQYQSNPWSWIVLGRPVSYFYQSPAPGTDGCPSDAGEKCAREVLALGTPLLWWAACFALLYVLWRWAFRRDWRAGAIACGVAAGWVPWFIYQERTIFLFYAVVFVPFLCLAVAMMIGAIIGPAGSDERRRTIGAVGAGVLVLLIVWNFIYFWPIYTGTPIPYRDWQNRMWFDTWV